TCTGCGCGCGGGCGACCTGGCTCTCGGCTTCGAGCGTGTGCGCGTCGAGCGCGACGGCCGCGGCGCCGAACCCGGCGATGGCTGCGACGTTCTCCATCCCCGCCCTTCTCGCGCGCTCCTGCTCACCTCCGACGAGCATTGGCCGGACGCGTAGGCCCCGCCGCACGAGCAGCGCGCCCGCGCCGTGCGGGCCCCCGAGCTTGTGGGCGCTGACCGACATCAGATCGGCGCCGAGCGCGTCGAAGTCGATCGCGACGTGACCGGCGGCCTGGGCCGCGTCGACGTGGACGAGGACCCCGGAAGCGCGACACGCGGCGACCACCTCGGTCACCGGTTGCAGGGTGCCGACCTCGTGGTTTCCCCACTGCAGGTGCACGAGCGCGGTGCGACCGGGCTCGACGGCGGCCATCATCTGCTCCGGGTCGACGCGACCGGCCTCGTCGACACCGACCCACGTCACGTCGTGGCGGTCCGACGCGTCACGCACCGACGAGTGCTCGACTTCAGGGCACACGATGTGCGCACCTCGCTCCGACGCTCCCCATGTCGCGGCGTTGACGGCCTCGGTGCCGCTGCTCGTGAAGACGACCTCGCGGCCGCGGGCGCCGAGCAGCGTCGCGACCTGCTCGCGCGCCTCCTCGATGACGCCGCGGGCGATCCGTCCTTCCGTGTGCACCCGGCCCGGGTCGGCCCCGCCCCCGAGTTGGGGGAGCATCGCCTCCACCACGGAAGGACGCGCGGGCGACGTCGACGCGTGATCGAGGTAGTGCCGGGAGCTCACACGGTGGTGACGCACACGTCGTCGCCCTGGGGACGGGACGACGTGGTCTCCGGGGTGGTGTCGCCGTAGAGGCCGGCCAGCATGCCCCTCACCATCCCCCGGTCGACGGCGCAGATGAACGGGTGCTGCTGCGCGGCCGACCCGAACGGGCACTGCTCGGCGATGATGGCGAGCGACCCGCCGCGCGCTTCGGCGTGGGCCGCGAAGCCGTGGGCGGTGAACGCCTCGGCCACCGCGTGCAGCGCGGCCCGGAAGGAGCGGTGCCTCGCCTCGGGCGCCATGTCGTGGGCGAGCGAGAGGCCGTAGTCGTGGCCCACCTCCTCGGCCATCGCCTCGGCCTGCTCGGGCGGCACGAGCGCGAGCGCCCTTCCGAGCAGGACGATGAGCAGGTCGTCGCGGCGGGCGGGGAACTGGAGCTCCATCTGCTTGTTGCTGGCCCGGTAGCGCTTCGAGGGCCGGCCCGCGCCCGCGTGCACCTGGTCGACACCGACCTGCAGGTACCCGCCCGCGGCCAGCTTGTCGAGGTGGTGACGGGCCACGTTGGGGTGCAGCGCGAACCGCTCCGCGACCTCGGCTGTGGTGACGCCATCGTCCTCCTCACGGGCGAAGAGGTAGATGTCGCGGCGGGTCGGGTCGCCGAACGCGGTCGTCACCGCCGTCACCGCGGCGGAGAACGTCTCGGGCGAAAGCTGCTCACGGGAGGTGCCGGCGTCGCCCACACCGATATTCTACCTATCCGCGTAGTGGAAATGTCCCGAACGAGGAGGTGGAGGCCCCGATGCCGTTCCGGCGGGCGAGTGCGAGCGTGGGCCAGGCGCAGGTGCTCGATGCCCTGCGCCCGATCCTCGACCCGTGGTTCCGGCGCGGGATCGGCGAGCTGGGCTTCGTGCGCGACGTGCGCGTCCGCGGCGCCACCGCCACATGCGTCGTCGCGGTGCCGATCGACGGCGCAGGCGTCGACAAGCTCCTCGCCGACATGGATGCGGCGGTGTCCGCGCTCGACGGCATCGATCGCCTCGACGTCGAGTGGCAGCGGATGACCGAGCCCGAGCTCGCGGAGCTGAGGTCGCACCTGCCCGACGTCGCGATCGGCGACCCGGCATCGAAGACGCGCGTCCTCGGGATCTCGTCGGGCAAGGGGGGTGTAGGCAAGTCGTCGGTGACGGTGAACCTCGCCGTCACGCTCGCCGCCGCCGGCCACGACGTCGCCATCCTCGATGCCGACGTCTACGGGTTCTCGGTGCCAAAGATGCTCGGCATCAGCGAGCCGCCGCTCGTGATCGACAAGCTGATCGTCCCACCGGTGGCCCACGGCGTGAAGTGCATCTCCATGGGCTTCTTCGCCGATGACGACCAGCCCGTCATCTGGCGGGGGCCGATGCTGCACAAGGCGCTCGAGCAGTTCCTCACCGACGTCTATTGGGGCGAGCCCGACTACCTGCTGGTCGACATGCCCCCCGGCACCGGCGACGTCGCGTTGTCGATGGCACAGTTCACCCCCCGCTCGGAGACGTATGTCGTCACCACACCGCAACCGGCCGCGCAGCGCGTCGCCCAGCGCTCCGCGCTCATGGCGGAGAAGGTGAACCTCGAGATCAAGGGCGTGATCGAGAACATGTCGTGGTTCACCGGCGACGACGGGCGTCGCTACGAGATCTTCGGGTCGGGGGGTGGTCAACTGCTGGCCGAGCGACTCGGCGTGCCGCTCGTCGGCCAGGTGCCGCTCGTGATCCAGCTGCGTGAGGGCGGTGACTCGGGCAACCCGATCGTCGCCGCGCAACCGCACAGCGAGGTGGGGGAGGCGTTCGGGGCCATCGCCGGATGGATCGTGGGCCACGGGCCCAAGCGCATCTACCGCCGCGAGCTCACGATCCGCTGAGCCGCGGCCCGGTGCGTGGGCGCAAGCCGTACCCTCGGTGTCATGGGTGAGAAGCCGATCGGGCGCCGTGTCGCCCTGGGCGTCATCGGCGCGGGTCTCACCGGGATCGTGTTCGGCTCGCACGTGCAGGACGCGATGGAGCGGATCCTGGGTCCGATCACAGCGCGTGACGGCACCGGGCTGTCGTCGCTGTTCCCGGTGGGGCGGTTCCGCATCTACTCGGTGGTGGGGCGGCTCCCGCACCGGAGCGAGGCCGAGTACCGCCTCCATGTCGGCGGTGCGGTCCGGACGCCGCTCACCCTCACGATGGCCGATCTGCGGGCATTTCCCCCGCTCCGCCTCACCAAGGACTTCCAATGCGTCACCGGATGGCGGGTGCACGACGTGAAGTGGACGGGCGTGCGCCTCTCCGACGTGCTCGATCGTGCCGGTCTCGACGAGGAGACGGCGGGCGGGGTCGTGTTCCGCTCGTTCGACGGCGCGTACACCGAGACGCTCACGCTCGCCCAGGCGCGCCGAGACGACGTCATGGTGGCGTACGAGCTCGAGGGGAAGCCGCTCTCGTCGGCGCACGGTGGGCCGGCGCGGCTCTACGTCGGCCCGATGTACGGCTACAAGTCCTGCAAATGGCTGGAAGCGATCGACGTGGCGCACGGCACGCCCGCGCCCGGCTACTGGGAAGTGCGCGGTTACGACGTCGACGGGTGGGTTGGGCGTTCGAATGGCCGTGACGACCCGGCCGTCTGACGCGCTCGACGAGGGTCGCGTCGCGCGCTTCGACCGGGTGGAGCGCATGCTCCACTGGACGACCGCCGCCATGTTCGGCGTCCTCATGTTCACCGGAGCGGTTCTCTACGTCGGCTCGCTGTCGGCGCTGGTCGGACGGCGAGAGCTGGTGCGTGTGGTCCACGTGTGGACCGGGTTGCTGCTGCCGATCCCGTTGATCATCGCGTTGGTCGGCCCGTGGCGGCGCGCGCTCGGGGACGACGTTCGGCGGCTCAACCGATGGGACGACGACGACCGACGTTGGATGCGCTCGCTCGGGCGCGATCCGTTCGCGCGACCGGCCAAGTTCAACGCGGGACAAAAGCTGAACGCCGCCTTCGTGGCCGGCGCCGCCGTCGTGATGCTCGCGACCGGATCGGTCATGCACTGGTTCGCCCGGTTCCCCGACGACTGGCGCACGGGCGCGACCTTCGTCCACGACTGGACCGCGATCGGCCTGTTCGTCGCCATCACAGGTCATGTGGGCAAGGCGCTCGCGGACCCGGTGGCCCTGCGCGGGATGATCCGCGGCTGGGTGCCCGCGTGGTGGGCGCGCGCCAACCGGCCCCGCTGGGTGCAGGAGCCCGACGTCCGGGCCGACGAGGGCTGAGCACGCCCTACGCTGACGGGAGGATGACGTCGCCGGCTGACGCGCACGAGCTCGTGACAGCCGTCGCCGGCTACGGCCTCCCGGCCGCGGGCCCGGCCGGCCGCGGAGGACACGACCACGTCCTGGGGCCGCCCCTCGTGCGGCCGCTCGACGCCCGGCTGCCTGACGGCGTGTGGACGGCGTTGCTCGCCCACTGCCGTAGCCAGCGGGTGACCGGGTTCCTCGCCCTCGCGGTGCGCGAGGGCGCGCTTCCCACCCGGCCCGACCAGGCGAAGGAGGCGGACACCGCCCACCGCGAGGCGATGAGCACGGTGCTGGTCCTCGAGCGCCTCCTCCTGGACACCGCGGACCTCCTCACCGGGGAGGGGATCGCGGTTCGTGCGCTCAAGGGCTCGAGCGTGGCCCACCTCGACTACCCCGCGCCGGAGCTGCGGTCGTTCGGTGACGTCGACCTCCTCGTGCGCTCGGAGCAGTTCGACGACGCGGTGGCGGCCCTCGGCCGCGCCGGCCATCGACGCCGGTTCCCACAGCCGCGCCCGGGCTTCGACCGGCGGTTCAGCAAGGGCACGAGCTTCGTCACCGACATGGGCACCGAGATCGACCTGCACCGCACGTTCGTCATGGGACCGTTCGGGCTCACTATCAAGCTGGACGACCTCTGGGCGCGTGCCTCGACGTTCTGCGTCGGCGGCGTGGCGCTGTCTTCGCTCGGCCGTGAGGAGCGTTTCCTCCACACGTGCTTTCACGCCTCGCTCGGCGACAATCCGCCCCGTCTCCTCGCCCTGCGCGACGTGGCCCAGGTCGTCCTCGGTGGGCGCCTCGACCTGCACCTGGTGCGAGCGCTTGCCGCCTCGTGGCAGGCCGACGCGGTGTTGGCCCGCGCTGTCCATCTCGCGTGGCAGGCCTTCGGCCTCGACGTCGCCGGCAGTCCCCTCGCGGCGTGGGCGGTGACCTACCGGCCCGATCACCACGAACGCCGGGCGCTCGCGGCCTACACCGACCCCCACGGTGGTTACTCGGCCCGGTCCGCCGCGGCGTTGCGCGCGGTGCCCGGCGTGCGCGGCAAGGCCGCGTACCTGCGCGCGCTCGCGTTCCCCGCGCGCGACTACCTCGACCCGAGGCACCGTGGTCGCGTCGACCGGTGGCGGCACGGAGTCGCCGCCATCCTCCGACGCGAGCGCTCGGGCCCGGCACGAACGGGCCAACCATGACGTCCGTGATCCGCACGCCACCCGTTCTCTCGACCGCGCGCCTCGACGCGCTCCCGTGGGCGCACGCGTCGGGTCCTTTCCGGGCGATCGCCCACGACTTCGTGGTGCGTACCTGTGACCCCGCCCTCGGCGAGTACCTCGGAGCCGTGCTCGACCCTTTGTCCCTCGACGGACAGGCGGGCGACGGTCTCGACACCTCGCGCGCGTACTCGGTCCTCGACCGGGGGGATGTGACCAAGAACCGCTACGCGCTCTACTTCGGTCGCGAGCGGCTCGCCCTGACACCTTCGGGATCGTTCGTCGTCGCCACCTTGTTGTGGCACGTCAACCGTCGGGCAGTCGAGTCCGGTGACGGGTACGTCCTCGTCCATGCGGGCGCGGTGGAATGGGATGGGCGAGCCGTCCTGTTCCCCGCTCCGATGGAGTCGGGAAAGACGACACTCGTCGCGGGCCTCGTGCGCGCCGGCGCCCGCTATCTCAGCGACGAGGCGGCCGCCATCGATCCCGAGACCCTGCGCGTGCACCCGTTTCCGAAGTCCCTCACCGTCGGCGCCGGGTCGTGGGAGGTGCTCGCCGACCTGACGCCCGATGTCGACCCCGAGGTCACCCGTCGTTATCTCCTCACCGAGTGGCACGTCGACGCACGGACGATCCGCCCCGACGCGATCGCGCCGCCGACTGCGCCCGCGTTCGTCATCGCGCCTCGCTACGAGCGTGACGCCGGCACCGCGCTGTCGCCGATGACCCGCGCCCAAGCGGTGATGGAGATGGGGCAGAACTCGTTCAACCTGTCGCACCACGGTCGACGAGGCGTCGAGGTGCTGGCCATGGTCGCCCGCCGGTCGACGTGTCACCGGCTCGTCGTGGGTGACCTCGACGTCGCGTGTGCGCTGTTGCGCGACGTACTCTCGACGTGACATGGACGGGCACGCCAGCGAAGCGGAGGAGCCTCGGTTCCTCGCGGACCCGCCGTCCTCGTGACTCGACAAGCTGAACCGCCTCGTGTGGGCGGCCACGAGCACGTTCGATGTCGACGGCCTGTACCTGGGGGTGCGGTCCACCACGACCGCGGTCGACGACGTGCTGCGCGCCGCGCTCGCTGCGCATCTGGTCACCGACGTCGAAGCGCCTCCGAACTACTCGGTGCAGCTCGGTGAGCCGTCTGCGTCCGGCGCCGCGACCGGCTTCCACTTCCTGTACCGCAGCTCGGCGTCGGTGGTGCGCACCCGCGACGCGCGGCGCGTCGTGCGCGGCCTCCTCACCCACCTGTCGAGCCATCGCGTCGATCCCGGTTCGGGGCTGCTTCGGGTCCACGGCGTGACGTTGGTGGCCGGCGACACCGCCGTGCTCGCACCTGCGGTGCTCCGGCAATGGCCCGAGCTGATCGAGCGCCGGTTGAACGGGCACGGCTTGCGCTTCGCCGACACGCCCTGGGCGCTGGTCGATCCGACGCGGGCCGAGGTCGTGGTGCCCGAGCCCTCGCTCGAGATCGACTGGCAGGCGCTCGACCGGCTCGACGCGCTCACCGGAGGCACCGCCCGCCCCGACCCGCCGGTGGAGCCGGGACGGTATCCCCTCGTGGGCTGGGCGTTCTGGGTCGGCGCCGACGTGACCGGCCGGCTGTCGCGCGCGCAGGCGGTGATGCACGCGCTCCAGCTGACGATCGGTGCGCTCGACGGAGGCGGAGGACGCGGCGACGTGCAGCGTGCGCTGGACGGCCTCGCCGCGGTCGTGCGCGAGCTCGAGCCGGCGGCCATCGCGTGGAGCGACCCGACCGAGCTCGTGCACCCGCTGGCCGCCCTCGCGTCGAGCGCGGGCAGAGGCGGCGAGCTCGCGTGATCCAGCCCGCCGAGATCGACCGCTTCTTCGTGCCCCGGCCGCGGGCCGACGTGGCGTTCGTCGAGATCGACGGCGAAGCGGTGATCGCCGCGCCCGAGGGCGACGACGGGCGGCTGCTCATCCACTGGCTCAACCCGATCGGGACGATCGTCTGGCAGTGCTTCGATGGCGCGGCGTCGCTCGACGAGCTCATCGCCGACCTCGTCGACGCGTTCGGAGCCGACCCCGACGTCGTCGCCCACGACGTCGTCGAGCTCTCACGCGCACTCGGTCGGACCGGCCTGCTCGACGGCGTGACCGCCCAGCTCTCTCTCGGCCGCGCGGGTGGCGACGGGTACGAGCCCGAAGGGTTGCCGCAGGGGTCGGAGGTCCCGCGGTTCTCGCGTCGCGACCTCGACGGCCGCGACGTCGAGCTCGCGGACCTGCGGGGGCGCCGGCTGGTGCTGGTCAACTGGAGCCCGTCGTGCGGGTTCTGCTCCTCGATCGCGACCGAGCTGGCGTCGCTCCACGCCGACCTGCACGCTCAGGACACGGAGCTCGTGCTGTTGGCCTTCGGATCGGCGGACGACAACCGGTCGCTGCTGCGCGATGCCGCGCTGTCCTGCACCGTGCTGCTGCAGGGCGACGACGCGGTCGACCTCTTCCGCGGTCTGGGCACCCCCTGCGCCTATCTCGTCGACGAGCACGGGCTGATCGCGTCGGCGCTCGCAGTCGGCGCGAACCAGGTTCCTGCACTCGCGCGGCTCGCGGCCGGCCACGCCGGCCGGTGAGGAGAGCCGGCCACGCCGGCCGGTGAGCTCGCCACGGGAATGACGCCACTCGTATGCTGGAGGGGCACGCGAGGCGAGGGGACCGGCATGCATGCCGAAGGTGTGGCGCGACGCGAGGTGCTCAAGCGGCTCGGTGTCGCGGCGGGCGTGGCCTGGGCGGCGCCGGTGCTCACCACCGTGCACATGCCGGCGAGCGCCGCCAATGTCGGTACGCCCAACCCGCAGCAGTGCGCGGGCGCGACGTGCGCGTCGTTCACGCCGTGCTCGACCAACATCGATTGTGTGTGCGGGAGCGTCGTGGGGGGCGGTGGTCTGTGCATTCCGGGCAGCACGGCGTGCGAGTCGCTCCCGCCCTGCGAGAACCTCGTCTGCCCGTCGGGAAGCGTCTGCAGCGTGGACAGCTGCTGCGGCGACCCGGTGTGCGTCCCGGTGAGCCTTGCCGCCCAGTGTCCGCCGATCTCCGCGCAGCAGACGGCGTCGGCCGCGCGCGTGCACGCGGGCGCCGGCACGTTCGGCGGCTAGCTCAACCAGTGCCGCCGCGCTCAGGCGGACGACGGTGCGAACGCGCCCAACGTGTCGCGCGTGAGCGCGTGATGTGGAGGTAGCTCGACCAGGCGCACGAGTTGTTGTGAGGCCCGCGTGCAGAGCTCGCTGTACGCGGGCACGGTCTCGCCGGTGAACAGTGTCGGCTGGGGCTCCTGGAGCGCGAGCAGCCCGATGCCGCCGTCGCCGTCACCGATGACGACGCCCTGATGCTCCTCGAGCAGGCCCACCGCCTCGGTGATGCGCGCCGCGCCGAGGTCGGGCACGTTGAGCCCGATGACGACGCTGCCCTCGTAGCCCAGGTCGATCCCCTGCTGGAACGCCCGCGCGTAGCGCTCGCCGGGCGACGCTCCGAGTTGAGGCCAGAGCCGGAAGCCCAGGGCGCGGGGCGTGAGGCTCGACTCCGCGTCGGGCGGGTGCACGAGCAGGACCCGGCCGACGCCGGCCACCTGACGCACCGTGTCGAGCGTGGCCGAGAGGAGCCGGAGGGCAACGGCGGGATCGTCGGTGAGGCCGGGGACGCCGTATGCAGGGTCGTCCGCCAGCACCATCAGGGCTGGTCGCACAACGCCGCAACCTAGCAAACGGCGCGCGGTGGGCTAGAACGGGGACACCTCGTCGTCGCCGGACGTGAGGCACTACGACGTTCAGCCGGCACGACGTTCAGCCGGCACAGACGCTTGGACCGATCGGGAGGAGCAGACGTGGAAGTTCGGATCGGCGTGATCTACACGGCGAAGGAGATCGAGGTGGAGGTGACCGACGAGACCGATCGCGACGAGTTGGTGCGAGCGGTCGAGGCGTCGGTCGCGCAGGGGAGCGGCATGCTGTGGCTGACCGACCGTCGCGGCCGCAGGGTCGGCGTGCCCGCCGACAAGCTGGCCTACGTGGACATCGGCGCGGTCGCCGGCGAGCGGCGGGTGGGCTTCGCCGCCCTGTGAGCAAATCCCTGCTCGACCGCCGGCTCGTGTTCGTCACGGGGAAGGGCGGCGTCGGCAAGAGCACCATCGCCGCGGGGCTGGCGTTGCTGGCGACGCAGCGAGGCAAGCGCACGCTCGTCTGCGAGGTCGATGCCAAGGGCAACCTGGCCGACTTCTACGAGACGTCGCGCACCCGCTTCAAGCCCCGCGAGATACAGCCCGGTCTGTTCGCGATGTCGATGGACACCGAGGCATCGCTGCAGGAGTACCTGCGCCTGCAGCTCAAGCTGCCGGCGGTCGCGCGCATCGGGCCGCTCGCGCGCGCGTTCGAGTTCGTCGCCACGGCCGCGCCCGGGGTCAAGGAGATCCTCACGACCGGCAAGCTGTGCTGGGAGGTCCGCGAGCGCCATTACGACCTGGTCGTGGTCGATGCCGCGCCGACCGGTCACATCATCGGCCAGCTGGCGGCGCCGCAAGCCATCAACGAGCTCGTGAAGGTGGGCCTGGTGCGCCAGCAGACGGGCTGGCTCATGGACATCCTCAGCGACCCCGTCACCACCGGGCTGGTGATCGTCACGACGCCCGAGGAGATGCCGGTCAACGAGACCATCGAGCTGTCCGGGCGGGTGCGCGAGGAGACCGACGTGGACCTGGCCGCCATCGTCGTCAACCGGGTGCTGCCCGAGCTGTTCAGCCACTCGGAGGAGGAGCTCTTCGAGCACCTGCGTGAGCCCGCCATGGTCGCGAGCCTCGGCGAGGTGGCCCGCGGCCCGGTCGAACCGATCCTCGACGCGGCGCGCCTGGCGGTCACGCTGCGCCGCACGCGTGCGAGCCACCTCGATCACCTGCGCGCGTCGGTCGACCCCGACCTGCCGCTGTTGTACGTTCCCTATCTGTTCACTCGCAGCCACGGGCTGCGGGCAACGCACCAGGTGGCAGACGCGCTCGCCGCGGAGCTGGGCTTCTAGTGCCCAGGCGTCAGAGCTCCGAGCGGGCGCGAACGCTCGAGCAGTTGCTGGCCGCCAAGGAGATCGTCATCTGCTGCGGGTCGGGTGGCGTCGGCAAGACGACCACGGCCGCGTCCGCCGCGGCGATGGCCGCCACGTCGCTCGGCGGCAAGGTCCTGGTGCTGACCGTCGACCCCGCCCGCCGCCTGGCCAACGCGCTGGGCCTCGAGGGCTTCGGCAACGTCGAGACGCTGGTGTCGCCTGAGGCGTTCAAGCAGGCGGAAGTCGACCCGCGCGGTGAGCTGTGGGCGGCGATGCTCGACACCAAGCAGTCGTGGGACGCCCTGGTGCTCCGCCACGCACCCGACGAGATCACCGCCCGCCGCATCCTCGAGAACCCGCTCTACCAGAACGTGTCGGGACGCTTCGTGCAGAGCCACGAGTACATCGCCATGGAGCGCCTGTACGAGATCCACACCGGTGGCACGTACGACCTGATCGTCGTCGACACGCCACCCACCCGCAACGCCATCGACTTCCTCGAGGCGCCGGAGCGCATGGCCGACTTCTTCAGCAGCCGGCTGCTCCGCTGGCTCACCGTGCCCGCCCGCTCGCGTGTCATGAACTTCGCGACCCGTCCCTTCTACCAGATGGCCGACCGGATCCTGGGGTCGCAGTTCCTCGAGGACATCGCCGAGTTCTTCCTGCTCTTCCAGACGATGTACAAGGGCTTCGTCGAACGGGCCGAGGCCGTCACCCGTCTCCTCCACGACCGGCGCACGACGTTTCTGGTGGTGACCACGCTCGAGGCGGCGCCGCTGCACGAAGCCGAGTTCTTCATCTCCGCCCTCGCGGGCAAGGGCTACCACCTGGGTGCGCTCGTGCTCAACAAGGTGCTGCCCGCATACCTCCTCGACGCGGACGCGGCGCGCGTGGCCGAGCGCTTCT
This genomic window from Actinomycetota bacterium contains:
- a CDS encoding cysteine desulfurase, encoding MPVRVGRAAAPVHLRRRPGDGEGHAGRPLRRHHPGDHVVPSPGRRRVRHHRVSSRHYLDHASTSPARPSVVEAMLPQLGGGADPGRVHTEGRIARGVIEEAREQVATLLGARGREVVFTSSGTEAVNAATWGASERGAHIVCPEVEHSSVRDASDRHDVTWVGVDEAGRVDPEQMMAAVEPGRTALVHLQWGNHEVGTLQPVTEVVAACRASGVLVHVDAAQAAGHVAIDFDALGADLMSVSAHKLGGPHGAGALLVRRGLRVRPMLVGGEQERARRAGMENVAAIAGFGAAAVALDAHTLEAESQVARAQTERILDAALAVDDVVAYGDTRERLPHLVCVGVEGVEAEAVLLGLDQAGVAAHSGSACSSESLEPSPVLAAMGVDAERSLRLSVGWSTTDADIAAFTEAFPRVVARLRALRP
- a CDS encoding Mrp/NBP35 family ATP-binding protein codes for the protein MPFRRASASVGQAQVLDALRPILDPWFRRGIGELGFVRDVRVRGATATCVVAVPIDGAGVDKLLADMDAAVSALDGIDRLDVEWQRMTEPELAELRSHLPDVAIGDPASKTRVLGISSGKGGVGKSSVTVNLAVTLAAAGHDVAILDADVYGFSVPKMLGISEPPLVIDKLIVPPVAHGVKCISMGFFADDDQPVIWRGPMLHKALEQFLTDVYWGEPDYLLVDMPPGTGDVALSMAQFTPRSETYVVTTPQPAAQRVAQRSALMAEKVNLEIKGVIENMSWFTGDDGRRYEIFGSGGGQLLAERLGVPLVGQVPLVIQLREGGDSGNPIVAAQPHSEVGEAFGAIAGWIVGHGPKRIYRRELTIR
- a CDS encoding oxidoreductase, which encodes MGRRVALGVIGAGLTGIVFGSHVQDAMERILGPITARDGTGLSSLFPVGRFRIYSVVGRLPHRSEAEYRLHVGGAVRTPLTLTMADLRAFPPLRLTKDFQCVTGWRVHDVKWTGVRLSDVLDRAGLDEETAGGVVFRSFDGAYTETLTLAQARRDDVMVAYELEGKPLSSAHGGPARLYVGPMYGYKSCKWLEAIDVAHGTPAPGYWEVRGYDVDGWVGRSNGRDDPAV
- a CDS encoding formate dehydrogenase, which translates into the protein MAVTTRPSDALDEGRVARFDRVERMLHWTTAAMFGVLMFTGAVLYVGSLSALVGRRELVRVVHVWTGLLLPIPLIIALVGPWRRALGDDVRRLNRWDDDDRRWMRSLGRDPFARPAKFNAGQKLNAAFVAGAAVVMLATGSVMHWFARFPDDWRTGATFVHDWTAIGLFVAITGHVGKALADPVALRGMIRGWVPAWWARANRPRWVQEPDVRADEG
- a CDS encoding nucleotidyltransferase family protein produces the protein MTSPADAHELVTAVAGYGLPAAGPAGRGGHDHVLGPPLVRPLDARLPDGVWTALLAHCRSQRVTGFLALAVREGALPTRPDQAKEADTAHREAMSTVLVLERLLLDTADLLTGEGIAVRALKGSSVAHLDYPAPELRSFGDVDLLVRSEQFDDAVAALGRAGHRRRFPQPRPGFDRRFSKGTSFVTDMGTEIDLHRTFVMGPFGLTIKLDDLWARASTFCVGGVALSSLGREERFLHTCFHASLGDNPPRLLALRDVAQVVLGGRLDLHLVRALAASWQADAVLARAVHLAWQAFGLDVAGSPLAAWAVTYRPDHHERRALAAYTDPHGGYSARSAAALRAVPGVRGKAAYLRALAFPARDYLDPRHRGRVDRWRHGVAAILRRERSGPARTGQP
- a CDS encoding redoxin domain-containing protein gives rise to the protein MARADRAPVERARLALRRHALGAGRSDAGRGRGARALARDRLAGARPARRAHRRHRPPRPAGGAGTVSPRGLGVLGRRRRDRPAVARAGGDARAPADDRCARRRRRTRRRAACAGRPRRGRARARAGGHRVERPDRARAPAGRPRVERGQRRRARVIQPAEIDRFFVPRPRADVAFVEIDGEAVIAAPEGDDGRLLIHWLNPIGTIVWQCFDGAASLDELIADLVDAFGADPDVVAHDVVELSRALGRTGLLDGVTAQLSLGRAGGDGYEPEGLPQGSEVPRFSRRDLDGRDVELADLRGRRLVLVNWSPSCGFCSSIATELASLHADLHAQDTELVLLAFGSADDNRSLLRDAALSCTVLLQGDDAVDLFRGLGTPCAYLVDEHGLIASALAVGANQVPALARLAAGHAGR
- a CDS encoding DUF2064 domain-containing protein — translated: MRPALMVLADDPAYGVPGLTDDPAVALRLLSATLDTVRQVAGVGRVLLVHPPDAESSLTPRALGFRLWPQLGASPGERYARAFQQGIDLGYEGSVVIGLNVPDLGAARITEAVGLLEEHQGVVIGDGDGGIGLLALQEPQPTLFTGETVPAYSELCTRASQQLVRLVELPPHHALTRDTLGAFAPSSA
- a CDS encoding DUF3107 domain-containing protein, which translates into the protein MEVRIGVIYTAKEIEVEVTDETDRDELVRAVEASVAQGSGMLWLTDRRGRRVGVPADKLAYVDIGAVAGERRVGFAAL
- a CDS encoding ArsA family ATPase — encoded protein: MSKSLLDRRLVFVTGKGGVGKSTIAAGLALLATQRGKRTLVCEVDAKGNLADFYETSRTRFKPREIQPGLFAMSMDTEASLQEYLRLQLKLPAVARIGPLARAFEFVATAAPGVKEILTTGKLCWEVRERHYDLVVVDAAPTGHIIGQLAAPQAINELVKVGLVRQQTGWLMDILSDPVTTGLVIVTTPEEMPVNETIELSGRVREETDVDLAAIVVNRVLPELFSHSEEELFEHLREPAMVASLGEVARGPVEPILDAARLAVTLRRTRASHLDHLRASVDPDLPLLYVPYLFTRSHGLRATHQVADALAAELGF
- a CDS encoding ArsA family ATPase; the encoded protein is MPRRQSSERARTLEQLLAAKEIVICCGSGGVGKTTTAASAAAMAATSLGGKVLVLTVDPARRLANALGLEGFGNVETLVSPEAFKQAEVDPRGELWAAMLDTKQSWDALVLRHAPDEITARRILENPLYQNVSGRFVQSHEYIAMERLYEIHTGGTYDLIVVDTPPTRNAIDFLEAPERMADFFSSRLLRWLTVPARSRVMNFATRPFYQMADRILGSQFLEDIAEFFLLFQTMYKGFVERAEAVTRLLHDRRTTFLVVTTLEAAPLHEAEFFISALAGKGYHLGALVLNKVLPAYLLDADAARVAERFCAEGPVLAEQLGSREPSSDLGDRALVARVLTEIGESYRNFGVVAKRETEQRAELASVPDVVATVPYFETDIYDLGGLLRLGESIWK